From Oncorhynchus mykiss isolate Arlee chromosome 25, USDA_OmykA_1.1, whole genome shotgun sequence, a single genomic window includes:
- the LOC110505590 gene encoding transmembrane protein 179-like, with translation MALDNLIFAQCILYFLAFVFGFIAVVPLSENTEDFHGKCLLFTRGMWQNENITVSKQRFIVEEWGPESSCSFITFVGIASLILSAVQSWRLLLFLFKGHDDSLFNAFLNLLISSLMVFTVFLSSTIISVGFNLWCDAITEGGGMPSSCEDMQDTDLELGLDNSSFYDQFAIAQFGLWAAWLTWLGITVMAFLKVYHNYRQEDLLDSLIHEKELLLGHSSHRGSDANQLKSGMI, from the exons ATGGCCCTTGATAATTTAATCTTCGCCCAATGCATCCTCTATTTTTTGGCGTTTGTGTTTGGTTTTATTGCCGTAGTGCCTCTCTCTGAAAACACGGAGGATTTTCATGGAAAATGCTTGCTTTTCACGCGTGGTATGTGGCAGAATGAGAACATCACAGTCTCAAAGCAGCGCTTTATCGTTGAGGAGTGGGGACCGGAGTCTTCCTGCAGTTTCATCACTTTTGTCGGGATAGCATCTCTCATCCTGTCCGCAGTGCAGTCATGGAGACTGCTGTTGTTTCTTTTCAAAGGCCACGACGA TTCCCTGTTCAATGCCTTCCTGAATCTGTTGATCAGCTCCTTGATGGTGTTCACAGTGTTCCTCTCCAGCACCATCATTAGTGTGGGCTTCAACTTGTGGTGTGACGCCATCACAGAGGGCGGGGGCATGCCCAGCAG CTGTGAGGACATGCAGGACACCGATCTGGAGTTAGGATTGGACAACTCCTCGTTCTATGACCAGTTTGCCATTGCCCAG TTTGGTCTGTGGGCAGCGTGGCTGACGTGGCTGGGCATCACGGTCATGGCTTTCCTCAAGGTCTACCACAACTACCGCCAGGAGGACCTTCTGGACAGTCTGATCCACGAGAAGGAGCTGCTGCTGGGACACTCGTCCCACCGGGGCTCCGATGCCAACCAGTTGAAGAGTGGCATGATCTAA